DNA from Candidatus Limnocylindrales bacterium:
TCGAGATCGTGATCCAGCTCGGCGAGGACACCGGCGTGATCGCGGTTCCGGAGATCGCCGTCCAGCACACGGCCGGAGGCGACTTCGTCTTCACTGTCGTCGACTCGAAGGCGGTACGCCGCCCGGTCACGGTACGCCGCTATGGTGATGGCGTCGCCGTTGTGACCGACGGTCTCCAGGGCGGCGAGCAGGTGGTCACCGACGGCATGCTCTCGCTGTCCGAAGGAAGCCCGGTCGACGTACCCGACCAGAACGCTGCCAAGGCAACGCCCGACGGCGCCGGATCCAAGCCAGCGCCGGACGGCGCCAGGCCGGCGCCCGGCGAACCCGCAAAGAAATGACGCTGTCGGATTTCTGCATCCGGCGGCCGGTCTTCACGATCCTGCTGATGGCTGCGCTTCTGGTCGGCGGGCTTGCCGGCTACCGCACGCTCGCGGTCAGCGCGCTTCCGAAAGTCGACTTTCCGACGATCTCGGTGACGGCCAACCTCTCGGGCGCAAGCCCGGAGACGATGGCGTCCGCGGTGGCGACACCGCTCGAGCGCCAGTTCTCGACGATCGCCGGCGTCACGTCGATGACGTCGACGAGCTTCCTCGGACGCACCGAGATCACGATCCAGTTCGACCTCGACCGCAATCTGGACGGCGCGGCGCTCGACGTGCAGTCGGCGATTTCGGCGACGCTGCGGCGCCTGCCGCCGCAGATGACGTCGCCGCCGTCATTCCAGAAGGTCAACCCGGCCGACCAGCCGGTGCTGTTCGTCGCGCTCTCCTCTGACTCGCTGCCGCTGTCGCAGGTCAACGAAGTGGCCGACACGATGCTCGCGCAGCGCATCTCGACGCTGTCGGGCGTCGCGCAGGTCATCATCTTCGGTACCCAGAAGTACGCGGTGCGGGTGCGCGCAGACGCCAACCGGCTGCTGTCGATGGGCCTCAGCTTCGACGATCTGCGGCGTGCGATCGCGGCGGCGGCATCGAACGCGCCGGTCGGGGTCATCAGCGGCGAGAAGCAGCTGTTCAACATCGACATCACCAACTCGCCGAGCAATGCGGCGACCTTCGGCGACGTGATCGTGGCCTGGCGCGAGGGCTCACCGCTGCGGCTGCGCGACGTGGCCACCGTGACCGATTCGGTAGAGGACGACCGCTCGATCGGCCGCATGAACGGCCTGCCGGCGATCGTCATCGCGATCCAGCGCCAGCCGGATGCGAACACGATCTCGGTCGTGCGCTCTGTCCAGAAGCTGCTGGAGCGGGTCAAAGGCGACATTCCCGCGTCGATCCGGATGACCGAGATGCTCGACCGGTCGGTTTCGGTCGAGACGGCCGTGCACGACGTCCAGTTCACGCTCGGCCTGACAATCCTGCTCGTGATCGGCGTGATCTACGCGTTCCTGCGCGATCTTCGCGCCACGCTGATCTCGGCGATCGCCGTGCCGCTGTGCATCGTCGGCACGTGGGGCGGCATGAGCCTGCTCGGGTTCAGCATCAACAACGTTTCGCTGCTCGCGCTGACGCTCTGCGTGGGCTTCGTCGTCGACGATGCGATCGTGATGCTCGAGAACGTCGTGCGCCACATGGAGGGCGGGCTGCCGGCCAAGGAGGCCGCGTTCCGCGGCGCGCGCGAAATCCAGTTCACGATCCTTTCGATCACGTTCTCGCTGGTCGCCGTCTTCATCCCGATCCTGTTCATGGGCGGCGTCGTCGGACGCATCTTCCACGAGTTCGCGGTGACGATCAGCATGGCCATCCTGATCTCGGCGTTCGTCGCGCTTACGCTGACGCCGATGCTCTGCAGCCGCATGCTCAAGGCAGCTCCCGAAGGCGCCGACCACGGCCATGCCGCCGCCAACGTCGGTGGTTTCCGCGCACTGACCAATCTCTACGCGCGCACGCTCGACTGGTCGCTCGCGCACCGGCGCATCATGCTCGGCGTCACGCTCGCGACGCTCGGGCTCAGCATCTGGGGATTCGGCGCGGCGCCGAAAGGTTTCTTTCCGCTCGAAGACATCGGTTTCATCTTCGGCCAGACCGAGGCCGCGCAGGACATCTCGTTCGACGCGATGGTGGCCAAGCAGGAGCGCATCAGCGACATCATCCGCGCCGACCCTGCCATCGACAACATGTTCTTCGGCATCGGCGGCGGCCGCGGCTCGAGCAATGCGGCGCGCATGTTCCTCGGACTTAAGCCGGTCGGCCAGCGCGACTCGATCTTCGTGGTGATCGGGCGGCTGCGAAAAGCCGTCAGCGAAGTCGAAGGCATCAACGTGTTCCTGCAGCCGGTGCAGAACCTCTCGGTCGGCACGCGCCTGACCAAGAGCATGTACCAGTACACGCTCCAGTCGACGGATTTTCCGCTGTTGTCGGTGTGGTCCGAAAAGCTGCGTGAGGCGATGGTCGCCGACACCCGATTCCGCGACGTGACATCCGACCTTCAGCTGAAGAGCCTCAAGGCGCGCGTCGAGATCGACCGCGCGAAGGCTGCGGCTGCCGGAATCACCGATGACGACGTGCGGCGAGCGCTCTACGCGTCGTTCGGCGACGCGCAGGTGGCGACGCTGTACACGCCGGCCAACCAGTATGCCGTCATCGTCGAGCGAAGCGGCGGCAAGGAGCTCACGCCGGAGGCGCTCGCGAGCACGCCGGTCCAGGGCACCGGGCCGGTCTCGGTGTCGCTCTCGTCGATCGCCGAGGTCACGCGCGGCATCGGCCCGTTGTCGGTCAATCATCAGGGACAGATGCCGTCGGTGACGGTCTCTTTCGATCTCAACGGCGGCGCGGCACTGAGCGACGCGGTCAAGGCGATCAACCAGATCTCCCGGAACATCGGGCTGCCGGCGTCGATCAGCGGCGGGTTTGCCGGGTCGGCGCAGGTCTTCGAGGATTCGGCGAGAGGGCAGGGCGCTCTGGTGCTGCTGGCGATCGTCGTCATCTACATCATCCTCGGAATGCTCTACGAGAGCTTCATTCACCCGATCACGATCCTGTCGGGACTTCCGTCGGCGGGCATCGGCGCGCTGCTCGCACTGCGGCTGATGAGCATGGACCTGAGCGTCATTGCGTTCGTCGGCGTGATCCTGCTGATCGGCATCGTCAAGAAGAACGCGATCATGATGGTCGACTTCGCAATCCAGTCGCGCGCCGAGGGTAACGACCCGCTGACCGCGATCCGCACCGCGTGCCTGCTGCGCTTCCGCCCGATCATGATGACGACGATGGCGGCGTTCTTCGGCACGCTTCCGATCGCGCTCGGCATCGGCGCCGGCGCCGAGCTTCGCCAGCCGCTCGGTGTCGCGGTGGTCGGCGGACTGGTCGTCTCGCAGTTCCTGACCCTTTACATCACACCGGTCGTCTACCTGTACCTCGAGCGCTGGTCGCGCACGTCGCGGCAGGTCGTGGTTCCGATCTCGCCGGCATAGGCGGGGCGGTGGAGTCGAGGGCGGGCGTGTTTAAGGCAGCGGCAGGGAGCATGACGTCGATCGACACGCTGGCGGCAGCTTTCATCGATCTCACGCTTCCCAAGAAAGAGTGGACTCATCTGGCGCATCTCCGCGTCGGCCTCTGGCACCTCCTGCATCATTCGCCCGAGGAGGCACTGTCGCTGCTGCGCGTCCGCATTCGTACGCTCAATGAGAGCCACGGCGTCGAGAACTCGGAAACCGGCGGCTATCACGAATCGATCACGCGCTTCTACGTGTGGCAGATCGGGGAGTTTCTCGAAGCGGCCGGCCGCGAGCGGCCGATTGACGAGCTGGCTGCCGAGCTCATCGCCGAGCACGGCGACAAGAACCTGCCGCTACGCTACTGGAGCAAGGACCGGTTGATGTCGCGTGATGCGCGCGTCGGCTGGGTCGAGCCCGATCTCGAGCCTTTGCGGGCGCCGGCGTTGAAGTAAAAGGCAGTGGCAGGTTTCATGAGTCGTCGATCTTCGCGCGCTCTCGAGCTTTTTCCCGCGACCCCGCCGTACAGGAGCGGCCGCCTGCAGGTCTCTGATCTGCACAATCTTCACTTCGAGGAGTACGGCACGCCTCACGGAAAACCGGTCGTCTTCCTGCACGGAGGTCCGGGCGGCGGCATTCGGCCCGACTACGCGCGCTACTTTCACCCGAAGAAATGGCGCGTGATTCTTTTCGACCAGCGAGGCTGCGGCAGAAGCCGGCCGCACGCGGAGCTTCGCGAGAACACGACATGGGATCTCGTCGAGGACATCGAAAAACTCCGCATCCATCTCGAGATCGAGCGCTGGTGCGTGTTCGGCGGAAGCTGGGGCAGCACGCTCGCACTCGCGTACGCGGAAAAAAATCCACAGCGCTGCACGGAGCTGATTCTCCGCGGGATATTCCTGCTCCGGCAGAGCGAGCTTCACTGGTTCTACCAGGAAGGCGCAAGCCACCTCTTTCCGGAGGAGTGGGAGAAGTACCTCGAGCCGATCCCGGTTCGCGAGCGAGGCAATCTCATTGCCGCCTATTATAAGCGTCTCGTCAGCAGCAACGCTGCGACGCGACGGAAAGCGGCGCGCGCATGGACTTTGTGGGAGGCTGCGACGAGCAAGCTCATCGTCGACGAGGAGTTCCTCAAGTCCTACCGGCGAGCACGCTTTGCCGACGCGTTCGCGCGCATCGAGGCGCACTACTTCATCAACCGCGGCTTTCTTCGCCGCGACGACCAGCTGCTTCGCGATACGAGGAAGATTCGCCACATCCCGGGCGTCATCGTGCAGGGGCGCTATGACGTCGTCTGCCCGATGCGGTCGGCTTGGGATCTGTCGCGCGCGTGGCCCGCGGCGGAGCTGGTCGTGGTGCCGGATGCCGGGCACTCGATGACCGAGGCCGGCATCCGCAGCGCGCTCATCGACGCGACGGAGCGGTTCGGCCAGGCTTCCGTAGGTACAGGCTTTGCGAACGTGTGCTCAAGAGGAGCGCAATGAAGGTCGCGAGGCCCGGCGACATTCTGTTGCATAGCTAGTTGGCGCATCGGCGTGGCGCGTTCGACCCCTAAAAGAAGCGAAATAGACGTACGTCAAGCTTGACGTACGTCAGGATTAATCTAGTATGCCTCGCGAGGTGTATCTTCAATGGGTGATTTGAAGCCAATGAGGGCAAACCCGGGGGGTGAGATCGCCCCCGAGTACGCGGTGGGCCGGGGACAATTGGTAAAAAGGCTATGGGAGACGATCCGCAATCAGAGCGTCGTCATGGTGGCGGAAAGACGCATTGGAAAAACGACAACCGTTAAGAAGATGCGCGCCGAAACCCCGAGCGGAATGCGCCTAATTTATCGGGACGTTGAAGGGATCAGTACACCGCTCGAATTTGCCGAATCGGTGGCGAGAGATGTTGAAGCCAGTACCGGTCCGACGAGCGCCGCGATGCTTAAAATTCGGCGACTCCTCACTCAGTTGGCCGGGGCTGAAGTTGGCGGGGTCCTTAAGTTCCCTCCGGAGATTGCGCGGCACTGGAAAACTCTCCTCGAGTCGGCAGTCGGGACGCTTACGGAGGACGCTCCCACCACGACCTATGTATTCACATGGGACGAACTACCGCTGATGCTCGACAATGTCCGCCGAACCTCCGGCGAGGAAACGGCGATGGAGATACTCGATTGCCTCAGGTCGCTACGGCAAGCTCACTCGAACTTGCGCATGATTTTCACCGGGTCCGTCGGATTGCATCACGTCCTCACACGACTTCGGGATGAAGGGCATCTTAACGATGCGACGAATGACATGCGCACGATGGAAATCACGCCGCTGAGTCCGCAAGACGGATGCGACCTAGCGCGTGCCCTTATACTCGGCGAAGGCTTGGAGTGCGGTGACTTGGCGTCAAGCGCTAGGGTCGTGAGCGATCAGGCGGACCATATCCCGTTTTATATTCATCACATCGTGGCTCGCATGCGGGACTTGGGAGACGTTGCCACCGAGGAACTCGCGCTCCGCGTCGTCAGGGAGGCGCTGATGGATGCGCACGATATTTGGCACCTTGAGCACTTCCGCGCGCGGCTCGATGAGCGTTACGGGGCCGACAAGCTTCCAGTTGTGTTGGCCATTCTTGACCACGTAGCCGTATGTGAGGAGCCTGTGCCCCTGGCCGTGCTATCTCGGCACATCAGATCAACTCTCAAACGGCCGTCTCAGGCAGCATCTTTCGTCGGCAATGTAATCGATGGCGATGATGAGGCGCTTCGCAGGCTTCTGGACCTACTACAGCGGGACCACTACCTACGACGCGAGGGCAGCACTTTAGGCTATGAGTTTCGGTTCTCTCTTATTCGCCAGTGGTGGAAGCTTCATCGGTCTCTTGCATGAACGGGACTTTCTTATCTCGCTTTACTCCTAGCCTTCTTCCGCCTGAGGCGCTTGAGCAGATGTTTGTTCAGCGCTCAAAGTTAGCAGAAACAATTGTGATGGGCGTGCGTGAGAGCGCTCTAACCGACAATAAGCACTACTTCTTGGTGACGGGTCCACGTGGTATCGGCAAAACTCATCTCGTCTCATTACTCGTTCACCGAATACGTAATGACGACGAGCTACGAAAAAAACTGCGAATCGCTTGGTTACGTGAAGAAGAGTATGGCGTAGCCTCGTACCTTGATCTCCTTCTGGTCACGCTGCGTGCCCTTCGCGAAGGAGAAGGTCTCGACGAGCTTGAGGCAGAGGAGAAACGCATTCGAGAGAGTCGAGATGAGGCCGAAGCTCGAGACCAAGCTGAGAGCGTCTTGGTTGATGTCGCAAGTGAGCGTCCTGTGCTGATCGTCGCGGAAAATCTCGATGAGATTTTCCGTGGCCTTGAAGCGAATGGTCAGTATCAATTTCGCGCTTTAATTCAGAATCATCCGGTCTTTACCATCCTGGGTACCGCGCAGAGTTTGTTTGATGGCGTAACCAATCGCGATCAGCCTTTCTATGGGTTTTTTGACGTTTACCAGCTCGACGAGCTGACGCTCGAAAGCGCGATCTCCCTAGTTGCTCGTATCGCCGAACATCACGGCAATGCTGAACTGGGTCGCATGCTTTCAACGCCTCTGGGCCGAGCGAGGATGAGAGCAGTGCATCATCTCGCCGCCGGAAATCCACGGGTGTACGTAATTTTCTCACAGTTCTTATCCGCCGCTTCTCTCGATCAACTCGTCAAGCCATTGCTTCACACCCTCGATGATCTGACGCCCTATTATCAGGGCCGAATGGCTTGGCTAACGCCTCAGCAACGGAAAATAGTTGAATATTTGTGCGAGCGTCGCGGCGCCGTCACTGTCAGCCAGCTTGCCAAGGACAACTTCATAACATCGCAGACAGCGTCTAGTCAGCTGCGTAAACTTGATGAGCAAGGGTACGTCAGATCCTCACCGCACGGTCGGGCATCGTACTACGAGTTGCGTGAGCCGTTGCTGCGTTTGACGTTAGAGGTGAAAAAGCTTCGAGGTGCGCCAGTTCGATTGATCGTAGAGTTCTTGCGCCTTTGGTATTCCGAACGCGAGCTTGCCCGCCGGCTGAGTACGATCGATGACTTGAACGAGAAGCAATATGTTGAAGCTGCGCTCGAGCTAAAGCGTCGAGACGGAGACGATGCGATACGTAAGGCGTGCAGGGCGGATTTTGATAAACTCGTGGACGCTGGAGAGACACTTCGTGCGGTAGGAGTGGCCGCGGAGCTTCTGGAGGTCAGCGGCACCGTAGAAGACTATGATCGCGTGATTTGTATGAAGGGTGCCGACGACGAGTTGGTGGCGACTGCACTCCTCAGAAAGGCTGTGGCACTAGCTGCGAGTAACGATACTACAGCGGTGGCAATCTATGATGAGGTTATCAGCCGTTTTGGATGTCGCGCTGAAGTTGCGCTTGCCGAATCTGCAGCAAGGGCATTCATAAGTAAGGGGGGACTGCTTGCTGCTGCGAATAAGCCCCACGATGAGATCGCTGTCTACGATGAGGTCGTTCGACGATATTCCAAGTCATTGCAATTCCCGCTCGATGTGCAGGTTGCAGAGGCTCTGTTTAGGAAGGCGGTTACGCTTTCTGAGATCGGAGAGTCGATCAGCGAGATCGAAGCTTACGACCAACTCATTCGACTGTACAAGGGACGCTCCGAGCCGGAACTCGCCGGTCGAGTAGCTGTTGCACTGGTAAACAAAGCCGCGACCCTAGGCCAACTGGGGCATCACGTAGACGAGGTCGCGGCGTACGACCAAGTGATAGCACAGCCGGGGGACATGTCGGACGTGCGACTGGCGGAACCCGTAGCGCGCGCACTCCTGCACAAGGGGATATCGTTGTATTCACGCGAGCGTTTGGCGGAAGCAGTTCGCGAGTACGACGAAGTTCTAAGCCGATTTGGTCAGAGGTCTGAGCTC
Protein-coding regions in this window:
- a CDS encoding tetratricopeptide repeat protein: MNGTFLSRFTPSLLPPEALEQMFVQRSKLAETIVMGVRESALTDNKHYFLVTGPRGIGKTHLVSLLVHRIRNDDELRKKLRIAWLREEEYGVASYLDLLLVTLRALREGEGLDELEAEEKRIRESRDEAEARDQAESVLVDVASERPVLIVAENLDEIFRGLEANGQYQFRALIQNHPVFTILGTAQSLFDGVTNRDQPFYGFFDVYQLDELTLESAISLVARIAEHHGNAELGRMLSTPLGRARMRAVHHLAAGNPRVYVIFSQFLSAASLDQLVKPLLHTLDDLTPYYQGRMAWLTPQQRKIVEYLCERRGAVTVSQLAKDNFITSQTASSQLRKLDEQGYVRSSPHGRASYYELREPLLRLTLEVKKLRGAPVRLIVEFLRLWYSERELARRLSTIDDLNEKQYVEAALELKRRDGDDAIRKACRADFDKLVDAGETLRAVGVAAELLEVSGTVEDYDRVICMKGADDELVATALLRKAVALAASNDTTAVAIYDEVISRFGCRAEVALAESAARAFISKGGLLAAANKPHDEIAVYDEVVRRYSKSLQFPLDVQVAEALFRKAVTLSEIGESISEIEAYDQLIRLYKGRSEPELAGRVAVALVNKAATLGQLGHHVDEVAAYDQVIAQPGDMSDVRLAEPVARALLHKGISLYSRERLAEAVREYDEVLSRFGQRSELQLLVQVARALICKAHILGFSGRDNEEIELYDNVIERFSGRPEPALAEAVARALVNKALTLASLKRNDDAAVTFDEIIHRFEDSSEAAIIEHVGEALLGKSMVLAVAGRRQEEIKNYDQVIPWLERHPNLSEKEARARLGKGIALAATEHLDDALSAYDEAIRRFAHHQNLDLSEPLAKILVNKAILLGEMGRSQEEIGVYDDVIRKYVHRQEIAVAEPVARAMLHKGITLQLLMRLDEALDAYDDVMRAFASRSELPLRQAVERALVNKASIMGSQGRFDDAVQVYDEYLALYADRPEHTSASRYARVLYSKAIALRSMKRPADAMRVYDQIIERFAGSSEPGVLEPVAQALLNKGRALSAVGRLSESISIFDDVVGKFGNRSEPSMVDIVASGLGSKAASLALLNRSDEAIATYSEVIERFGNRPEPFLAEKVANALFGKALELALSLKVAQLPSLLEDAVVRLTTIDASSADMGFLRYLLRRTHDVEQWNRLVRPLVEAFRKHNRLSALGVGLVRSISQLRERGSEPDLPSRWLGVWENACGSDEEMQISMRILKAAVAYLERGDQPALHALPMEERDILESVLSDPQDS
- a CDS encoding efflux RND transporter permease subunit, which encodes MTLSDFCIRRPVFTILLMAALLVGGLAGYRTLAVSALPKVDFPTISVTANLSGASPETMASAVATPLERQFSTIAGVTSMTSTSFLGRTEITIQFDLDRNLDGAALDVQSAISATLRRLPPQMTSPPSFQKVNPADQPVLFVALSSDSLPLSQVNEVADTMLAQRISTLSGVAQVIIFGTQKYAVRVRADANRLLSMGLSFDDLRRAIAAAASNAPVGVISGEKQLFNIDITNSPSNAATFGDVIVAWREGSPLRLRDVATVTDSVEDDRSIGRMNGLPAIVIAIQRQPDANTISVVRSVQKLLERVKGDIPASIRMTEMLDRSVSVETAVHDVQFTLGLTILLVIGVIYAFLRDLRATLISAIAVPLCIVGTWGGMSLLGFSINNVSLLALTLCVGFVVDDAIVMLENVVRHMEGGLPAKEAAFRGAREIQFTILSITFSLVAVFIPILFMGGVVGRIFHEFAVTISMAILISAFVALTLTPMLCSRMLKAAPEGADHGHAAANVGGFRALTNLYARTLDWSLAHRRIMLGVTLATLGLSIWGFGAAPKGFFPLEDIGFIFGQTEAAQDISFDAMVAKQERISDIIRADPAIDNMFFGIGGGRGSSNAARMFLGLKPVGQRDSIFVVIGRLRKAVSEVEGINVFLQPVQNLSVGTRLTKSMYQYTLQSTDFPLLSVWSEKLREAMVADTRFRDVTSDLQLKSLKARVEIDRAKAAAAGITDDDVRRALYASFGDAQVATLYTPANQYAVIVERSGGKELTPEALASTPVQGTGPVSVSLSSIAEVTRGIGPLSVNHQGQMPSVTVSFDLNGGAALSDAVKAINQISRNIGLPASISGGFAGSAQVFEDSARGQGALVLLAIVVIYIILGMLYESFIHPITILSGLPSAGIGALLALRLMSMDLSVIAFVGVILLIGIVKKNAIMMVDFAIQSRAEGNDPLTAIRTACLLRFRPIMMTTMAAFFGTLPIALGIGAGAELRQPLGVAVVGGLVVSQFLTLYITPVVYLYLERWSRTSRQVVVPISPA
- the pip gene encoding prolyl aminopeptidase, which encodes MSRRSSRALELFPATPPYRSGRLQVSDLHNLHFEEYGTPHGKPVVFLHGGPGGGIRPDYARYFHPKKWRVILFDQRGCGRSRPHAELRENTTWDLVEDIEKLRIHLEIERWCVFGGSWGSTLALAYAEKNPQRCTELILRGIFLLRQSELHWFYQEGASHLFPEEWEKYLEPIPVRERGNLIAAYYKRLVSSNAATRRKAARAWTLWEAATSKLIVDEEFLKSYRRARFADAFARIEAHYFINRGFLRRDDQLLRDTRKIRHIPGVIVQGRYDVVCPMRSAWDLSRAWPAAELVVVPDAGHSMTEAGIRSALIDATERFGQASVGTGFANVCSRGAQ